A genomic window from Klebsiella quasipneumoniae subsp. quasipneumoniae includes:
- the hcp gene encoding type VI secretion system effector Hcp, whose protein sequence is MAIPVYLWLKDDGGADIKGSVDVQDREGSIEVVAQEHNLYIPTDNNTGKLTGTRIHTPFLFTKEIDSSSPYLYKAVTTGQTLKSAEFKWYRINDAGQEVEYFNTTLENVKVVKVNPLMHDIKDPAYEKHNHLEQIELRYEKIIWTYKDGNIIHSDSWNERATA, encoded by the coding sequence ATGGCAATTCCTGTTTATCTTTGGCTGAAAGACGACGGCGGCGCGGACATTAAAGGGTCTGTCGACGTTCAGGATCGTGAAGGCAGTATCGAAGTGGTGGCCCAGGAGCATAACCTGTACATCCCGACCGATAACAACACCGGCAAACTGACCGGCACGCGGATCCATACGCCTTTCCTGTTCACCAAGGAGATCGACTCCTCCAGCCCCTACCTGTACAAGGCGGTGACCACCGGTCAGACTCTGAAATCCGCCGAGTTCAAGTGGTACCGGATCAACGATGCTGGCCAGGAAGTGGAGTATTTCAACACCACGCTTGAGAACGTCAAGGTGGTGAAAGTGAATCCCCTGATGCACGACATCAAAGACCCTGCCTACGAGAAGCACAACCATCTGGAACAGATCGAGCTGCGCTACGAGAAGATCATCTGGACCTATAAAGACGGCAACATCATTCATTCCGATAGCTGGAACGAACGCGCTACCGCGTAA